A genomic segment from uncultured Alistipes sp. encodes:
- a CDS encoding DUF58 domain-containing protein: MQETENDILKRVRKIEIKTRGLSNEIFAGKYHTAFRGRGMSFSEVREYRAGDDVRDIDWNVTARSRKPHIKVYEEERELTMMLLVDVSASRLFGSTDRLKKNIITEIAAVLAFSAAQNNDKVGCIFFSDRVEKFIPPKKGRSHILMIIRELIGFRPESAGTKLSEPIRFLTNVNKKHCTTFILSDFMDSSGDRDALDDALKIAGSKHDLVGIRVYDPRETELPDVGIVELRDAESGRKVWVDTSSRAVRDHYAETWRQLSDEIDSTLKHNRIDTATISTDGDYVAELMKLFKQR, encoded by the coding sequence ATGCAGGAGACCGAGAACGATATTCTCAAGCGCGTCCGCAAGATCGAGATCAAGACCCGCGGTCTGTCGAACGAGATCTTCGCCGGAAAGTACCATACGGCTTTCCGCGGACGAGGCATGTCGTTTTCCGAGGTCCGCGAATACCGCGCCGGCGACGACGTGCGCGACATCGACTGGAATGTCACCGCCCGGTCGCGCAAACCACACATCAAGGTCTACGAGGAGGAGCGCGAACTCACGATGATGCTCCTCGTGGACGTCTCCGCCTCGCGCCTGTTCGGCTCGACGGACCGCCTGAAGAAGAACATCATCACCGAAATCGCCGCCGTGCTGGCCTTCTCCGCCGCACAGAACAACGACAAGGTGGGCTGCATCTTCTTCTCGGACCGTGTCGAGAAGTTCATACCCCCGAAGAAGGGCCGCAGCCATATCCTGATGATCATCCGCGAACTGATCGGATTCCGTCCCGAATCCGCGGGGACGAAGCTCTCCGAGCCGATCCGCTTCCTCACGAACGTCAACAAGAAGCACTGCACGACCTTCATCCTCTCGGACTTCATGGACTCCTCGGGCGACCGCGACGCCCTGGACGATGCCCTGAAGATCGCCGGAAGCAAGCACGACCTGGTCGGCATCCGCGTCTACGACCCCCGCGAAACGGAACTCCCCGACGTGGGCATCGTCGAACTGCGCGACGCCGAAAGCGGCCGCAAGGTCTGGGTCGACACCTCCTCGCGCGCCGTGCGCGACCACTATGCCGAAACCTGGCGACAACTCAGCGACGAGATCGACTCGACACTCAAACACAACCGTATCGACACGGCGACGATCTCCACCGACGGCGATTACGTGGCCGAACTGATGAAACTGTTCAAACAACGATGA
- a CDS encoding tetratricopeptide repeat protein produces MHRILSITLLFLFAAAGVQAQRLPERSLVRKGNRQYNKGEYEASIGRYEEALKAAPGQFEATYNLGNALYKAERFDRAEQTMVQAAADSLRSDAERAEAFYNLGNAQFKQQKYKEALESYKQSLRLNPADMEAKYNYAYTKRLLDQDQNGGGGNDQQNQNQDQNQQDQQNQQQQNQGQNQNQDQKQDQQDQDQQNQGQNPQDQNGKPDQQEQGEGQPTPSGISPQEQEQMLDAIQAQEDKTQEKLKEKAKGVVVRGKKNW; encoded by the coding sequence ATGCACAGGATACTTTCAATCACGCTCCTGTTCCTGTTTGCCGCCGCCGGGGTTCAGGCCCAGCGGCTGCCCGAACGCTCGCTCGTCCGCAAGGGGAACCGGCAGTACAACAAGGGGGAGTACGAAGCGTCGATCGGCCGCTACGAGGAGGCCCTGAAGGCCGCCCCGGGACAGTTCGAGGCGACCTACAACCTCGGGAACGCGCTCTACAAGGCCGAACGCTTCGACCGCGCCGAACAGACCATGGTGCAGGCCGCGGCCGATTCGCTGCGCTCCGATGCCGAGCGTGCCGAAGCCTTCTACAACCTCGGGAACGCCCAGTTCAAGCAGCAGAAGTACAAGGAGGCCCTCGAAAGTTACAAGCAGTCGCTGCGCCTCAACCCCGCGGACATGGAGGCCAAGTACAACTACGCCTACACCAAGCGGCTGCTGGATCAGGATCAGAACGGTGGCGGCGGGAACGACCAGCAAAACCAGAACCAGGATCAGAACCAGCAGGACCAGCAGAACCAACAGCAGCAAAACCAGGGTCAGAACCAGAATCAGGACCAAAAACAGGATCAGCAGGACCAGGACCAGCAGAATCAGGGCCAGAACCCGCAGGATCAAAACGGGAAACCCGATCAACAGGAACAGGGCGAGGGTCAACCGACCCCTTCGGGCATCTCCCCGCAAGAGCAGGAGCAGATGCTCGACGCCATCCAGGCCCAGGAGGACAAGACCCAGGAGAAACTCAAGGAGAAGGCCAAGGGCGTCGTGGTCCGCGGCAAGAAAAACTGGTAA
- a CDS encoding VWA domain-containing protein yields MHFASPYYLWLLVLIAPMIGYYVWRTLQGGAAIQISSIRGVANAPRTVRYYLRHLPFALRTAAFALLVVALARPQDVEQNTSTNTEGIDIMLAIDVSASMLARDFQPDRITAAKEVAGSFIADRYGDRIGLVAFAAEAFTQSPLTTDQSTLQTLLSRIRSGLIDDSGTAIGNGLATAINRLRESDAKSKVVILLTDGVNNRGEITPLTAAEIAKAQNIRVYTIGVGTRGMAPYPAVDMFGNITYVKQKVEIDEKTLTAMAEMTGGKYFRATDNAKLKAIYDEINQLEKSKVEVFEHISYHELFLHWVLAAIGLLALEFLLSNLVLKRIP; encoded by the coding sequence ATGCATTTCGCTTCACCCTATTATCTGTGGCTGCTCGTACTCATCGCCCCGATGATCGGCTACTACGTGTGGCGGACCCTGCAGGGAGGTGCCGCCATCCAGATTTCGAGCATCCGCGGCGTGGCGAACGCCCCGCGCACGGTGCGCTACTACCTGCGCCATCTGCCCTTTGCTCTCCGCACGGCAGCCTTCGCCCTGCTCGTCGTCGCACTGGCGCGCCCGCAGGACGTCGAACAGAACACCTCGACCAACACCGAGGGCATCGACATCATGCTGGCCATCGACGTCTCGGCCTCGATGCTGGCCCGGGACTTCCAGCCCGACCGCATCACGGCCGCCAAGGAGGTCGCCGGATCTTTCATCGCAGACCGTTACGGCGACCGCATCGGACTGGTGGCCTTCGCCGCCGAGGCCTTCACGCAAAGCCCCCTGACGACCGACCAGAGCACGCTCCAGACCCTGCTGTCGCGGATCCGCAGCGGACTGATCGACGACAGCGGTACGGCCATCGGAAACGGGCTCGCCACGGCCATCAACCGCCTGCGCGAAAGCGACGCCAAGTCGAAGGTCGTGATCCTGCTCACCGACGGCGTGAACAACCGCGGCGAGATCACCCCCCTGACCGCCGCCGAGATCGCCAAGGCCCAGAACATCCGCGTCTATACGATCGGCGTGGGAACGAGGGGCATGGCCCCCTACCCGGCCGTGGACATGTTCGGAAACATCACCTACGTCAAGCAGAAGGTCGAAATCGACGAGAAAACCCTCACGGCCATGGCCGAAATGACCGGCGGAAAATACTTCCGAGCCACGGACAACGCCAAGCTCAAGGCCATCTACGACGAAATCAACCAACTCGAAAAGAGCAAGGTCGAGGTCTTCGAACACATCTCCTACCACGAGTTGTTCCTCCACTGGGTGCTCGCGGCCATAGGGCTTCTCGCCCTGGAGTTCCTCCTCTCGAACCTCGTTCTGAAACGCATCCCGTAA